From Chloroflexota bacterium, the proteins below share one genomic window:
- a CDS encoding gamma carbonic anhydrase family protein produces the protein MSVDYQFPCVSDRVSRAEGVYIAPQALVCGAVELAADVSVWPMTVIRGDKGLIRIGAGCNIQDGSILHADPDAWLTIGTGVSIGHGAIVHGCTVGDDVLIGMGAVILNHAQIGRGSLIGARALVTEGMIVPPHSLVLGIPGKIRPLDDAHLERIRRTAENYIALKNAYLAAAQG, from the coding sequence GTGTCGGTGGACTATCAATTTCCCTGCGTTAGCGATCGGGTTTCACGCGCCGAAGGGGTATATATTGCGCCTCAAGCTTTGGTTTGTGGCGCAGTCGAGTTGGCCGCCGATGTGAGCGTTTGGCCGATGACTGTGATTCGCGGTGATAAAGGCCTGATTCGGATCGGCGCAGGCTGTAATATTCAAGATGGCTCAATTTTGCATGCTGACCCCGATGCTTGGCTGACGATCGGCACAGGCGTAAGTATTGGTCATGGCGCGATTGTGCATGGCTGTACAGTTGGTGACGACGTGCTAATTGGCATGGGCGCGGTAATTTTGAACCATGCCCAGATTGGGCGTGGCTCGTTGATTGGGGCGAGGGCTTTGGTCACCGAGGGCATGATTGTGCCGCCCCATTCGCTGGTTTTGGGTATTCCAGGCAAAATTCGCCCCTTAGATGATGCACATCTTGAGCGAATTCGCCGTACTGCTGAAAATTATATTGCCCTGAAAAATGCCTACCTTGCGGCAGCTCAGGGTTAG
- a CDS encoding FixH family protein encodes MFKRLLFCLLLLSNLVACGGNDAAQVPAPVEKTVDGVTLKLISENPLTPNTDQTWVINVTQNGQPVDNADVYLDIDMPSMPMGQNKPLAKSEGNGNYRAQGIYTMGGAWAVSVFAEFDGKEYQANFDFNVPE; translated from the coding sequence GTGTTCAAACGACTTTTATTTTGCTTATTGCTATTATCCAACCTCGTTGCTTGCGGCGGCAATGATGCGGCTCAAGTGCCTGCTCCGGTTGAAAAAACCGTTGATGGCGTGACCCTCAAACTCATCTCGGAAAACCCATTAACTCCCAATACCGACCAAACATGGGTGATTAATGTGACGCAAAATGGTCAACCGGTGGATAATGCCGATGTCTATTTGGATATCGATATGCCTTCGATGCCAATGGGCCAAAACAAACCACTAGCCAAAAGCGAGGGTAACGGCAACTATCGCGCCCAAGGCATTTACACCATGGGCGGAGCATGGGCAGTGAGCGTTTTTGCCGAATTTGATGGCAAAGAATATCAAGCCAACTTCGATTTCAACGTACCAGAATAA